Proteins found in one Prochlorococcus marinus XMU1405 genomic segment:
- the urtE gene encoding urea ABC transporter ATP-binding subunit UrtE translates to MKNLLEIKSLNTYYGESHILRDVDLNVQSGEMVCLIGRNGVGKTTLLKSLIGLLKQKKGDIYLIGENINRKAPHQRARKGMAYVPQGREIIPYLSVEENLMLGMESLPGGLSKNKKIDPFIYDLFPILKDFLPRKGGDLSGGQQQQLAIARALLGKPQLLLLDEPTEGIQPNIVLDIENAINQIIRETGIGVLLVEQHLHFVRQANRYYAMQRGGIVASGNTSELSQSVIDKFLSV, encoded by the coding sequence ATGAAAAACTTACTAGAAATCAAATCATTGAATACATATTATGGCGAAAGTCATATTCTCAGAGATGTAGATTTAAATGTTCAATCAGGAGAAATGGTTTGTTTGATTGGAAGAAATGGAGTTGGCAAAACAACTTTATTGAAATCTCTTATTGGTTTACTAAAACAAAAAAAAGGCGATATTTATTTGATTGGCGAAAATATCAACAGAAAAGCGCCTCATCAGAGGGCTAGGAAAGGAATGGCTTACGTTCCTCAAGGGAGGGAAATTATTCCATATCTATCAGTTGAAGAAAATCTTATGTTAGGAATGGAGTCTCTGCCAGGTGGCTTATCTAAGAACAAGAAAATAGATCCATTTATTTATGATCTCTTCCCAATCCTAAAAGATTTTTTACCAAGGAAAGGGGGAGATCTTAGTGGAGGACAACAACAGCAACTAGCTATTGCAAGAGCTTTGCTGGGCAAACCTCAGCTTCTACTACTTGACGAGCCAACTGAAGGCATTCAGCCGAATATAGTTTTAGATATTGAAAATGCAATCAATCAGATTATTAGAGAAACAGGAATTGGTGTTTTACTGGTTGAACAACACTTGCATTTTGTAAGGCAAGCCAATAGATATTATGCTATGCAACGAGGGGGTATCGTTGCTAGCGGAAATACTAGTGAGTTGAGTCAATCAGTTATTGATAAATTCTTAAGCGTTTAA
- the urtD gene encoding urea ABC transporter ATP-binding protein UrtD has product MNNKDLLNLIDITVSFEGFLALNKLNLNLKKGELRAVIGPNGAGKTTFLDVITGKVKPTKGEVIFKGKSLVGRKEHKIARLGVGRKFQSPRIFENLTVKENLEISVSTPKSPLNLINKSIKDEQLNEIERLMKIINLAQKVDSKAGSLSHGQKQWLEIAMLVGQKPDLMLVDEPVAGLTDEETDLTADLLKSLSGENTVVVIDHDMEFIRRLDSNVSVLNQGTVLCEGTMETIQKDQKVIDVYLGRPED; this is encoded by the coding sequence ATGAATAATAAAGATCTTCTAAATTTAATAGATATTACTGTTAGTTTCGAGGGTTTTTTAGCTCTCAACAAACTTAATTTAAATTTAAAGAAAGGAGAATTAAGAGCTGTAATAGGACCCAACGGGGCAGGTAAAACAACATTTCTTGATGTAATAACTGGAAAGGTTAAGCCAACAAAAGGTGAAGTAATTTTCAAAGGAAAATCTTTAGTAGGTAGAAAGGAGCATAAGATTGCTCGACTTGGAGTGGGAAGAAAGTTCCAAAGTCCAAGAATCTTTGAAAATCTAACAGTTAAAGAAAACCTTGAAATATCAGTGTCAACTCCTAAAAGTCCCTTAAACCTTATAAATAAAAGTATTAAGGATGAGCAGCTTAATGAGATTGAACGTCTTATGAAGATTATCAATTTGGCTCAAAAAGTTGATTCTAAAGCTGGTTCTTTATCACATGGCCAAAAACAATGGCTCGAGATAGCCATGTTAGTAGGACAGAAGCCAGATTTAATGTTAGTTGATGAACCTGTTGCTGGTTTAACTGATGAAGAAACTGATCTTACAGCTGATTTATTAAAATCATTATCAGGAGAAAATACTGTAGTTGTAATAGATCACGATATGGAATTTATAAGAAGACTTGATAGTAATGTTTCAGTATTAAATCAAGGCACAGTATTATGCGAGGGGACAATGGAAACTATACAAAAGGACCAAAAAGTTATTGATGTTTATCTAGGTAGGCCTGAGGATTAG
- the urtC gene encoding urea ABC transporter permease subunit UrtC, with protein MSLSKFKFDRKIVLSFWIILIALIIAAPTLLPVFRLNLLGRYLSLSIVALGVDLIWGYTGLLSLGQGIFFALGGYCAAMYLQITSSSEFPNNIPEFFALYGVEKLPFFWEPFKSPIFTFFAIWIIPALIAGLIGFLVFRNRIKGVYFSILTQASLLVFFNFFNGQQKLINGTNGLKTDVTQLFGQMVGSESMQRIFFWITAILVIAAWFFAKWVVRGRFGNILIGIRDDEPRVRFTGYNPVIFKTIIFSIAGGLAGISGALYTVQSGIVSPQFMTVPFSIEMVIWVAVGGRGTLLGAILGAVFINYAKSLVSEALPASWMFIQGGLFILVVTALPEGVLGWIQGDGPRNLLQRFGMKRKIETYPSLEVNNKEGNNE; from the coding sequence ATGTCTCTAAGTAAATTTAAATTTGATAGAAAAATAGTATTATCATTCTGGATAATATTAATAGCTCTAATTATTGCAGCACCAACCTTACTCCCTGTATTTAGACTAAATCTTCTTGGTAGATACTTATCTTTGTCCATAGTTGCTCTTGGTGTAGATCTTATCTGGGGATATACAGGTTTACTAAGTCTTGGACAAGGAATATTTTTTGCATTAGGTGGATATTGCGCAGCAATGTATTTGCAAATAACCAGCTCTTCTGAATTCCCAAATAATATTCCTGAATTTTTTGCTTTATATGGTGTTGAAAAATTGCCTTTTTTCTGGGAACCGTTTAAATCGCCAATTTTCACCTTCTTCGCTATCTGGATAATTCCAGCATTGATTGCGGGTTTAATTGGATTTCTTGTTTTCAGGAATCGAATCAAAGGGGTTTATTTTTCTATACTTACTCAAGCTTCTCTTCTTGTATTCTTTAACTTCTTTAATGGACAACAAAAACTAATTAATGGAACAAATGGATTAAAAACAGATGTAACACAACTATTTGGTCAGATGGTAGGTTCTGAGTCCATGCAAAGAATATTCTTTTGGATAACGGCCATACTAGTAATAGCCGCATGGTTTTTTGCAAAGTGGGTAGTTAGAGGAAGATTTGGAAATATTCTTATAGGAATACGAGATGATGAACCAAGAGTTAGGTTTACAGGATATAACCCAGTTATATTCAAGACTATAATATTTTCTATTGCTGGAGGTCTCGCTGGAATTTCGGGAGCTTTATATACTGTTCAGTCTGGAATAGTATCACCACAATTTATGACAGTTCCCTTTTCTATAGAAATGGTTATATGGGTTGCTGTTGGAGGTAGGGGGACTTTATTGGGAGCAATACTAGGAGCAGTTTTCATCAACTATGCAAAAAGTTTAGTAAGTGAAGCTTTACCTGCTAGCTGGATGTTTATCCAAGGTGGGTTATTTATCTTAGTTGTAACAGCTCTGCCAGAGGGAGTTTTAGGATGGATTCAAGGAGATGGCCCTAGGAATCTTCTTCAAAGATTTGGCATGAAAAGGAAGATTGAAACCTATCCAAGCTTAGAAGTTAACAATAAGGAGGGTAATAATGAATAA
- the urtB gene encoding urea ABC transporter permease subunit UrtB, with amino-acid sequence MELLLDSLFNGVAIGSVLLVAALGLAIVFGLMGVINLAHGELMMLGAYTTYVTQLIFKLPILKPFYNSYIIVSIFLAFIVSGIVGILLEKTIIRKLYGSPLETLLATWGVSLILQQFVRSVPLAYGTGLVISLIIGLFLPATFPPKIKESINFKYFKFSSWILAALTGVLTGSVISSTVSKLSRASARNVDVTAPSWMRGQVEILGTAFPKTRLMIIVITLVSVIAITLFLNQSAWGMRIRAVTQNRQMSDCLGISTEKVDIITFGIGSGLAGVAGVAVSLLGSVGPNVGGNYIVGCFMVVVLGGVGNLLGTVLASFGIGIMTDLIGAGRLLSIWPDMPLPLSNTINFFATTSMARVMIFALIVIFLQFKPTGLFPQKGRMVEN; translated from the coding sequence TTGGAGTTACTTCTCGACAGTCTTTTTAATGGTGTTGCGATCGGATCTGTACTACTTGTTGCTGCATTAGGCCTTGCGATTGTTTTTGGTCTCATGGGTGTTATTAATCTTGCCCATGGTGAACTTATGATGCTTGGAGCTTACACAACATACGTTACACAATTAATTTTCAAATTACCTATATTAAAACCCTTCTATAATTCATACATAATAGTTTCAATTTTCCTTGCATTTATTGTTAGTGGAATAGTCGGCATTCTCCTGGAAAAAACTATAATAAGGAAGCTTTATGGAAGTCCACTAGAAACTCTTCTCGCCACTTGGGGCGTTAGTTTAATTCTTCAACAATTTGTCAGAAGTGTACCATTGGCTTATGGGACCGGTCTAGTTATAAGCCTTATAATTGGTTTATTTTTACCAGCAACTTTTCCACCAAAAATAAAAGAATCAATAAATTTCAAATATTTTAAATTTAGTTCTTGGATATTGGCTGCTTTAACTGGGGTTCTCACCGGTAGCGTTATTTCATCCACTGTAAGCAAACTAAGTAGAGCGAGTGCTCGTAATGTTGATGTAACAGCTCCCTCATGGATGAGAGGTCAGGTAGAAATTTTAGGAACTGCATTTCCTAAAACAAGATTAATGATAATTGTAATTACACTTGTCTCTGTAATAGCAATTACATTATTTCTTAATCAAAGTGCTTGGGGGATGCGTATTAGAGCAGTTACTCAGAACCGACAAATGAGTGACTGCCTTGGGATATCTACTGAAAAAGTGGATATAATTACCTTCGGAATAGGATCTGGCTTAGCAGGAGTTGCTGGAGTAGCCGTATCACTATTAGGTTCTGTAGGACCAAATGTTGGCGGAAATTATATAGTTGGTTGTTTTATGGTTGTAGTGCTGGGAGGAGTAGGAAATTTATTAGGTACAGTACTAGCTTCCTTTGGAATTGGAATAATGACGGATTTAATTGGAGCTGGAAGGCTCTTATCAATATGGCCAGATATGCCTTTACCACTATCAAACACAATCAACTTTTTCGCAACAACAAGTATGGCAAGAGTAATGATATTTGCATTAATAGTTATATTCTTGCAATTTAAACCCACTGGTTTATTTCCTCAAAAAGGCAGGATGGTGGAAAACTAA
- the urtA gene encoding urea ABC transporter substrate-binding protein, protein MRISRRILAGLATASLAVTATSCGGGGTSGSFDDTVTVGILHSLSGTMAISESTLVDTEKMAIEEINAAGGVMVGGKSYKIEYIVEDGASDWPTFAEKSKKLIDQDGVPVVFGGWTSASRKAMLPVYESKDAFLYYPIQYEAQECSNNIFYTGATPNQQSEPATDFMYKRSPAAGGDFFLVGSDYVFPRTSNTITKAQVKQLGGKVVGEDYLPLGNTEVAPIISKIKKALPEGGIIINTLNGDQNVAFFKQIQDAGITPSSGYYVMNYSIAEEEISTIGPEFLEGHYGAWNYMMSIDTPASKKFAKSFKKRWGADRVVADPQESAYNMVYLWKQAVEDAGTFDDNAVREALVGQKFDAPQGPVEVMPNHHLSQTVRIGEINAEGGFTILEETGVVLPQAWNQKHPSSKGFACDWTDPSKGEKYKL, encoded by the coding sequence ATGAGAATTTCAAGGCGTATTTTGGCAGGATTAGCTACTGCCTCACTTGCTGTCACAGCAACTTCATGCGGTGGAGGTGGAACCTCCGGAAGTTTCGACGACACGGTTACCGTTGGTATTTTGCATTCGTTATCTGGAACAATGGCAATTTCTGAATCAACCCTTGTTGATACTGAAAAAATGGCTATTGAAGAGATAAATGCTGCTGGTGGTGTAATGGTTGGCGGTAAAAGCTACAAAATAGAATACATAGTTGAAGATGGTGCATCTGATTGGCCAACTTTTGCTGAAAAATCTAAGAAACTTATAGATCAAGACGGAGTTCCTGTCGTATTTGGTGGTTGGACATCTGCTAGTAGAAAGGCAATGTTACCAGTCTACGAATCAAAGGATGCTTTCCTTTACTACCCAATTCAATATGAAGCCCAAGAATGTTCTAACAACATTTTCTACACTGGAGCTACACCAAACCAACAGTCAGAACCCGCTACAGATTTCATGTATAAGCGTTCTCCAGCAGCTGGTGGAGATTTCTTCCTTGTAGGTTCTGATTATGTTTTCCCAAGAACTTCCAACACAATCACAAAAGCTCAGGTAAAACAATTAGGAGGTAAAGTTGTTGGAGAAGATTACCTTCCATTAGGAAATACTGAGGTTGCTCCAATTATCTCAAAAATCAAGAAGGCGCTTCCTGAAGGAGGAATAATCATTAATACACTTAATGGTGATCAAAACGTTGCATTCTTCAAACAGATTCAAGACGCGGGTATCACACCTTCGAGTGGCTACTACGTAATGAACTATTCAATTGCTGAAGAAGAGATTAGTACAATTGGTCCTGAGTTCCTTGAAGGTCACTATGGCGCTTGGAACTACATGATGTCAATTGATACTCCTGCATCTAAGAAATTTGCTAAAAGTTTCAAGAAAAGATGGGGAGCAGATCGTGTTGTAGCTGACCCTCAAGAATCTGCTTATAACATGGTTTACTTATGGAAACAAGCAGTTGAAGATGCTGGAACTTTCGACGACAACGCTGTTAGAGAAGCCCTAGTTGGACAAAAGTTTGATGCCCCACAAGGTCCAGTTGAAGTTATGCCTAATCATCACTTATCTCAAACAGTAAGAATTGGAGAGATTAATGCAGAGGGTGGCTTTACAATTCTTGAAGAGACAGGAGTTGTTCTTCCTCAAGCATGGAACCAAAAGCATCCAAGCTCAAAAGGATTTGCATGCGATTGGACAGATCCTTCAAAAGGTGAAAAGTATAAGCTTTAA
- the ureG gene encoding urease accessory protein UreG translates to MSSKLRVGVAGPVGSGKTALVENLCLSLKINYEIAVVTNDIYTKEDANFLINKKVLEEGRIVGVETGGCPHTAIREDCSLNKNAVLDLENKYNPLDFVFVESGGDNLASSFSPELVDLSIYVIDVSAGDKIPRKGGPGITRSDLLLINKIDLADMVGADLNIMKSDTEFMRKGKPWFFTNLSKGKGIEEITKFLESHIPKNRN, encoded by the coding sequence ATGAGCAGCAAATTGAGAGTAGGAGTTGCTGGGCCTGTAGGCTCAGGGAAAACTGCATTAGTAGAGAATCTATGCTTAAGCCTAAAAATAAATTATGAGATAGCAGTTGTCACCAATGATATATACACTAAAGAAGATGCTAACTTTCTAATAAATAAAAAAGTTTTAGAGGAAGGAAGGATTGTTGGTGTAGAGACAGGAGGTTGTCCTCATACAGCGATAAGAGAGGATTGTTCCTTAAATAAAAATGCAGTTTTAGATTTAGAAAATAAATATAATCCTTTAGATTTTGTTTTTGTAGAAAGTGGAGGTGATAATTTAGCATCTAGTTTTAGCCCAGAACTTGTAGATTTATCAATATATGTGATAGATGTATCTGCTGGAGACAAAATTCCTAGAAAAGGTGGACCAGGGATCACAAGGTCAGATTTATTATTAATAAACAAAATTGACTTAGCAGATATGGTTGGTGCAGATTTAAATATTATGAAAAGTGATACGGAATTTATGAGAAAAGGGAAACCTTGGTTTTTCACCAACCTTAGTAAAGGCAAAGGTATTGAAGAAATAACTAAATTTCTAGAATCCCATATACCCAAAAATCGAAACTAG
- a CDS encoding urease accessory protein UreF, with the protein MSKSHLLKYLLISPNLPVGGFCYSEGLESYIITKDLKDSNSLKELIISELEIGQIRLDARLLLEFFDIFNELNDGKNLKSNLQNLLSLDKWILSSKDSVEMREQQTQMAKSLFDLNKEFGFEYLYKKNKKNSWPLAWSWACYCFEITKLEMVENFFYSWSANQLSAALRIIPIGSTKAQLIQRDLLAIISKVSKEIMDKEFNDIYFGNVGLAMAQQNHNDLYTKLFRN; encoded by the coding sequence ATGAGTAAAAGTCACTTATTAAAATATTTATTAATAAGCCCTAACTTACCAGTTGGAGGATTTTGTTATTCGGAGGGATTAGAGAGTTACATAATTACTAAAGATTTAAAAGATTCAAATTCGTTAAAAGAATTAATCATAAGTGAACTAGAAATTGGCCAGATTAGACTAGATGCTAGACTATTATTAGAATTTTTTGATATTTTTAACGAGTTAAACGACGGCAAAAATTTAAAAAGTAATTTGCAAAACCTATTGAGTTTGGATAAATGGATCCTCTCATCAAAAGACTCTGTCGAAATGAGAGAACAACAAACTCAAATGGCAAAATCTCTCTTTGATCTAAACAAAGAATTTGGATTTGAATATCTTTATAAAAAAAATAAAAAAAACTCCTGGCCTTTAGCGTGGAGTTGGGCTTGTTATTGTTTTGAAATTACGAAGTTAGAAATGGTTGAGAATTTTTTCTACTCGTGGAGTGCGAACCAACTTAGTGCAGCATTGAGAATTATTCCTATTGGTTCAACAAAAGCACAATTAATTCAGAGAGATTTATTAGCAATAATTTCAAAAGTTTCTAAAGAAATTATGGACAAAGAATTTAATGACATCTATTTTGGCAATGTAGGTTTAGCTATGGCACAACAAAATCATAATGACCTTTATACAAAACTTTTTAGAAATTAA
- the ureE gene encoding urease accessory protein UreE yields MRMNKQIVVTDWIKEKPRLGSFLKLTLSSDERRILRGKRLTDCDQEIILLLPREGKLNDGDILSTNESNFYVEIIAKKENLLEISSNFKIELIKTAYHLGNRHVELQIEEDILLTKSDYVIENMLHNFKVDVKNTKKKFFPERGAHSHE; encoded by the coding sequence ATGAGAATGAATAAACAAATAGTTGTAACTGATTGGATTAAGGAAAAACCGAGATTAGGTTCATTTTTAAAACTTACACTAAGTTCAGATGAAAGAAGAATTTTAAGAGGTAAAAGACTAACCGATTGTGATCAAGAAATAATCTTACTATTACCTAGAGAAGGCAAATTAAATGATGGAGATATTCTTTCAACTAATGAGTCCAATTTTTATGTAGAGATAATTGCCAAAAAAGAAAATTTACTTGAAATAAGTTCAAATTTTAAAATTGAACTTATTAAAACTGCTTATCATTTAGGAAATAGGCATGTAGAACTACAAATAGAAGAAGACATTCTTCTAACAAAAAGTGATTACGTAATTGAAAATATGCTTCATAATTTTAAAGTTGATGTAAAAAATACCAAGAAAAAATTTTTTCCGGAAAGAGGTGCCCATAGTCATGAGTAA
- a CDS encoding urease accessory protein UreD, translated as MIKTPWEGNCFLNFFNNKASLGNLDKTIFKSKSTSPYKLLKSTHDQEGRCILPVLHTAGGLVGGDLLEFEVNLEKNSKVLLTTSSAQKVYGSVGRSKINPNGSFSKQKNLINILDNSHLEYLPQETIIFANGLYDQKFKVSISETSSFLFTDLIRLGRSSSGESIESGVFRSKLEIMRNNDLYDDWEYVDQIELSKASYEAKSGMDYMPVFGSLIWICEKDFSKSKINNLVGNIKKIFNETDNHLSIGILENGISVRFLGSSSQDARKCFFCIWKQIRSVCGFSAPKYQGVWPLQDSMNY; from the coding sequence ATGATTAAAACTCCTTGGGAAGGTAATTGTTTCTTAAATTTTTTTAATAATAAAGCAAGTTTAGGAAATCTTGATAAAACAATCTTTAAATCTAAATCAACTTCTCCTTACAAGTTATTAAAGTCTACTCATGATCAGGAGGGCAGATGCATTTTACCTGTTCTTCATACGGCAGGGGGATTGGTTGGAGGAGATTTACTTGAGTTTGAAGTGAATCTTGAAAAAAACTCTAAGGTTTTGTTGACAACTTCTTCAGCTCAGAAAGTATATGGATCTGTTGGGAGATCTAAAATAAATCCAAATGGAAGTTTTTCAAAGCAAAAAAATCTCATAAACATTCTTGATAATTCTCATTTGGAATATTTGCCTCAAGAAACCATTATCTTTGCAAATGGTTTATATGATCAAAAGTTTAAAGTATCAATTTCAGAAACTTCAAGTTTTTTATTTACGGATTTAATAAGACTTGGAAGATCTTCTTCCGGAGAATCTATTGAGAGTGGAGTTTTTAGGTCTAAATTAGAAATTATGAGAAATAATGATTTATATGATGATTGGGAATATGTTGATCAAATTGAATTATCTAAAGCAAGTTATGAGGCAAAGTCAGGTATGGATTACATGCCTGTTTTTGGATCATTAATTTGGATTTGCGAAAAAGATTTTTCCAAGTCAAAAATAAATAATCTTGTGGGAAATATAAAAAAGATTTTCAATGAAACTGATAATCATTTATCAATTGGAATCCTTGAAAATGGAATCTCTGTACGATTCCTAGGGAGTTCTTCTCAAGATGCTAGGAAATGTTTTTTTTGTATTTGGAAACAAATTAGGTCTGTTTGTGGATTTTCTGCGCCAAAATATCAAGGTGTATGGCCTTTACAAGATTCTATGAATTATTAA
- a CDS encoding urease subunit gamma, whose translation MHLSPQEKDKLLIFSAALLAERRLNRGLKLNYPETIAFLSFQVLEGARDGKSVSQLMSEGTTWLSKSQVMEGIPEMVDEVQIEAVFPDGTKLVTIHNPIN comes from the coding sequence ATGCATCTTTCACCTCAAGAAAAGGATAAATTATTGATTTTTTCTGCTGCGCTTTTAGCTGAAAGAAGGCTGAATCGAGGTCTAAAGCTTAATTATCCTGAAACAATTGCTTTTTTGAGTTTTCAAGTTCTTGAAGGAGCTCGAGATGGAAAAAGTGTAAGTCAATTAATGTCAGAGGGAACTACCTGGCTTTCAAAATCACAAGTTATGGAGGGCATTCCTGAAATGGTTGATGAAGTTCAAATAGAAGCTGTTTTCCCTGATGGGACTAAATTAGTTACTATTCACAATCCGATTAATTAG
- a CDS encoding urease subunit beta — translation MSNLIPGEIIPEQGEIELNLGKKVKTLTVSNSGDRPVQVGSHYHFFEANKALIFDRELTLGMRLDIPAGTAIRFEPGDTTDVKLVPYTGLRTVYGFNSLVNGSLDN, via the coding sequence ATGAGTAATTTAATTCCTGGCGAAATAATTCCTGAACAAGGTGAAATTGAATTAAACCTTGGTAAGAAAGTTAAAACATTAACAGTTTCTAATTCTGGAGATAGACCTGTGCAAGTTGGATCGCATTATCATTTTTTTGAAGCTAATAAGGCTTTAATTTTTGATCGAGAATTAACACTTGGTATGCGCCTTGATATTCCTGCTGGAACAGCAATTAGATTTGAACCTGGAGATACGACAGATGTCAAATTAGTTCCCTATACAGGTTTAAGAACTGTATATGGTTTTAATTCATTAGTTAATGGTTCTTTAGATAATTAA
- the ureC gene encoding urease subunit alpha, which produces MSYKIDRNTYAQTYGPTTGDRVRLADTELFIEVEKDLTTYGDEVKFGGGKVIRDGMGQSQVTRGDGAVDTVITNALIIDWWGIIKADVGIKDGKIFEIGKAGNPDIQDKVDIVIGASTEVIAGEGHILTAGSIDTHIHFICPQQIETALASGITTMLGGGTGPATGTNATTCTPGSFHISRMLQSAEAFPMNLGFFGKGNSTNERNLIDQVEAGACGLKLHEDWGTTPSTINSCLNVADKFDVQVCIHTDTLNEAGFVEDTIKAIAGRTIHTFHTEGAGGGHAPDIIKICGEKNVLPSSTNPTRPYTRNTLEEHLDMLMVCHHLDSKIPEDIAFAESRIRRETIAAEDILHDMGAFSIIASDSQAMGRVGEVIIRTFQTAHKMKVQRGPLSQDSDRNDNYRVKRYISKVTINPAIAHGINKYVGSIEKGKIADLVLWKPSFFAVKPELVVKGGSIVWSQMGDANASIPTPGPVIGRPMFANFGKSLTKSSFTFLSKNSIDQDIPKKLGLQKNCIAVENTRNIDKSHLKLNSKLPNISVDPQTYEVFSDGELLTCEPLDDVPMAQRYFLL; this is translated from the coding sequence ATGTCCTATAAAATTGATAGAAATACTTATGCTCAAACTTACGGTCCCACAACCGGGGATAGAGTAAGGCTTGCTGATACCGAACTCTTTATTGAAGTAGAAAAGGATTTAACTACTTACGGTGACGAAGTTAAATTCGGAGGAGGTAAAGTTATTCGAGATGGGATGGGACAATCTCAAGTAACAAGAGGAGATGGAGCTGTAGATACCGTAATAACTAATGCTTTGATCATAGATTGGTGGGGAATAATTAAGGCTGATGTCGGAATAAAAGATGGAAAGATTTTTGAAATCGGTAAGGCTGGTAATCCTGATATACAGGATAAAGTTGATATTGTTATTGGTGCATCAACAGAAGTAATAGCTGGAGAAGGCCATATTCTTACTGCAGGTTCAATAGATACTCACATTCACTTTATCTGTCCCCAACAAATTGAGACAGCACTAGCTTCAGGAATTACAACTATGTTAGGTGGAGGAACTGGACCTGCAACTGGCACAAATGCCACAACCTGTACTCCTGGATCTTTTCATATTTCTCGAATGCTTCAATCTGCAGAAGCGTTTCCGATGAACTTAGGATTTTTTGGTAAAGGAAATTCAACAAACGAAAGAAATCTTATTGATCAAGTTGAAGCTGGTGCATGTGGATTGAAACTTCATGAGGATTGGGGAACGACTCCTTCTACCATAAATTCATGTCTTAATGTTGCAGATAAATTTGATGTTCAAGTTTGTATTCATACTGATACTTTAAATGAGGCAGGCTTCGTTGAAGATACCATCAAGGCTATTGCTGGAAGAACAATTCATACTTTTCATACCGAAGGAGCTGGTGGAGGTCATGCGCCGGATATTATTAAAATTTGTGGAGAAAAAAATGTTCTTCCAAGCAGTACTAATCCAACAAGGCCCTATACGAGGAATACCTTAGAAGAGCACCTTGACATGCTAATGGTTTGTCATCATTTAGATTCTAAAATTCCAGAAGATATTGCATTTGCTGAATCAAGGATAAGAAGAGAAACTATTGCTGCGGAGGATATCTTACATGATATGGGCGCTTTCTCAATTATTGCTAGTGACTCTCAAGCTATGGGAAGAGTTGGTGAAGTAATAATAAGAACTTTTCAAACTGCTCATAAAATGAAAGTACAAAGGGGACCTCTATCACAGGATTCCGATAGGAACGATAATTACAGAGTTAAGAGATACATTTCTAAAGTCACAATTAACCCTGCAATAGCTCATGGTATTAATAAATACGTTGGGTCTATAGAAAAGGGAAAAATTGCAGATTTAGTATTGTGGAAACCTTCATTTTTTGCAGTTAAGCCTGAATTAGTTGTCAAAGGAGGTTCCATAGTTTGGTCTCAAATGGGAGATGCAAATGCTTCAATTCCAACTCCAGGACCTGTTATTGGTAGACCTATGTTTGCAAATTTTGGTAAATCCTTAACTAAGAGTTCTTTTACCTTTTTAAGTAAGAATTCAATAGATCAAGATATTCCAAAAAAATTAGGATTACAAAAAAACTGTATTGCTGTAGAAAATACAAGAAATATTGATAAATCACACTTAAAACTTAATAGTAAACTGCCTAATATTTCAGTTGATCCTCAAACTTACGAAGTTTTTTCCGATGGGGAACTTCTTACTTGTGAACCACTTGATGATGTTCCAATGGCTCAGCGTTACTTTTTGCTTTAG